The Sphingomonas sanguinis nucleotide sequence CGACGAGCGGCCGATAGGTTTCGGCCACCGCCTCGATCACCGAAAGCTGGTCCGACTGACCGATCAGCAGCACGCCGTCGACCATCCCCGAACGGGTGATCCGCGACAGCCAGTCATCGTCATCGGGTATGATCCGCGACAGCATCACGTCATGATCGCGCGACGCCAGTTCGTCGGCGAGATGACCGAGCAGCGTCATGAAGAAGGGATCGGACAATCGCTGCCGCCGCTCATGGCCCAGCGGAATGGCGACGCCGATCACGCCGGTGCGCTGCGCGCGCAGGCGGCGGGCCATCTGGTTGATCTGGAAATTATGTTCGGCGGCCAGCGCCTCGATCCTCGCCCGCGTCTCGGCATTGACCACGCTCTTGCCCGCCAGCGCGCGGCTGACGGTGCCAGGCGACACGCCCGCCAGCCGGGCAATGTCCTTCAGGGTGCGGGCGGGTGGGGACGCATCGGTCATGGCCAGCCTCCTGAAACAAAAATGAGGCGGATGCCAAGTGGCACCCGCCCCAAGGGGATTGGATCAGAAGCGGTAGCGGACCGAGGCCGTCACCGTGCGCCCGTAAAGCGCGGTGTTGTTGAACACCCCTTGCGTCGAGGACAGGACCGGGAAGATGCCGCCGCCGCCACGGAAGCCGAGCTTGTCGAAGATGTTGTTGGCGTTGAGGCCCAGTTCCAGCTTGTCCATCGGCCGCACGGTGATGAAGCCGTTGAAGAAGGTCGACCCCTTGATCGTGTAGAGGTTGAAGTCGTCCGACTTGGTGCTGGTCTGGCCGTTCATGCTGACGCCGAACGCGACCGGACCGGCGTCATAGGACGGCGACACCACGAACAGGAAGTCGGGCAGGCCGCCGGGCTTCTTGCCGACCAGGCCGGGCGTCGCGCTGCTGGTAATCTTCGAATTCGCATAGGTCGCGTCGACCGCCAGATGGAAGTCGCCATAGGTGACGCGGCTGGTAAACTCGATACCGTAGGAGCGATAGCCGTTCGAGATGTTCGGATTGTTGTTCGGCGCCGGGTTGTTGATCCGGGTGAAGTCGTAGTTGTTCTCGGTGAGCGTCGAGCGGAAGCCCGTGACTTCGACCGAATAGGACGCGCCACCCAGGCCACCGCGCTGCTTCAGGCCGATTTCCTGCTGGTTGAGGTAGTTGACCGACGTCGCCTGCCCCTGCGCATTCAGCGAACCGTCGGCGTTGAAGTTGCCCGACAGGACACGACGATCGGCATTGAAGCGGCCGCCACGGCTGGCGCGGGCAAAGACGCTCGTCTTGGTGTTGAAGGCATAGAGCGCACCCACCGACCAGCTGACATAGCCATCGGTGTAGTTGATCTTCTCGGCCGTCGGGCTGAGCACCAGCGAGGGGATCAGCGCCGAGCCCAGCGCGTCGGTCACGCGGGTCGTCGGTCCGGCGACGCCGCCCTGCGCGGTGCCTTCGCCATGGACGCTGTCATAACGGACCGAGGCGTCGAGGTTCAGCCCACCGACCTCGTAACCGGCCTGCAGGAAGGGCGCGACATCGGTATAGGTCAGGTCGACACGACGGGCGCAGCAGCTGCCCCAATTGTCGTTGAACCCGGCCTGCCCCGCCGCCGTCAGCTGCGTGCCGGTGGTCGAGAACAGGTCGAGCGGGGCGGCATTGTTGCCCTTCAGCTCGCTATACTGGCGGTTGACGTGCCAGTCCTGGACGATGTTCTGCCGCATCACGAACAGACCGGCGGTCAGCCGCGCCTTGCCCGGCCCGACGTCGAACTTGCCGTTCAGCGTCAGGTTGTTGGCGAAATTGTCCATGTTCTTCATGAACACGTTAATGTTTGGATTGTTGTTCACATACGGCCCCGTGAACAGCTGGCCCGTCTGCGGACCCGCCGCATAGCGGACCGAGCCGACCGTCTGGCCGTTCACGGTCGATCCGATCAGGCCGCCATTACCGGTCAGCGTCTGGACGTTGATGAACTGGGTCGTGAAGTTGCCGCTGATCCACTGGTAACGGATGGTGTCGTCCAGCGAGATATTGTCGGTGATGTCGTAATGGACCTGGCCGCTGAGGCCGGTGACGCGCGGGTGGATGCCCTGCACCTCGGCCGACTTCACGCCGCCGCCGTCATAGTCCAGATACTGGAAGTTGCGGTTGTAGATCGTATAGGCCGAACCCGACCGCCCGTCGAAATTGGGCAGCGGGGTGAAGCCCGTAACGCGGTTGCCGTCCAGCGTGGCGAGCGTCGGCGTCGTGGTGTTGGTCGGGGCCTGCTCGTCCAGCCGCTTGAAATACAGGCGGATGAAGCCGCGATTATCGGGCAGATCCTTGGTGATGTTCGCCTTGATCTGATAGCCGCGCAGGATGTTGAAATTCTCGTTGGTGTAGCCGCCGCCGTTGCGCGCATAGCCGCCGACATGGAAGCGCGTCGTCTCGTCGATCGGGCCGCCATAGTCGAAATCGACGCGGTGCTCGCGAAAGCCCAAGCCGTTGGAATAGGCGATCTGGCCACCTTGGGTATCGCCGGTCTTGCTGATGAAGTTGATGACCGCGCCCGGCGCCTGGCTGGCGAAGGTGGAGGCCGAACCGCCGCGCACCGCCTCGACCGTCTTGATATTCTGGTCGAAGCGCAGCCAATAGTCGTTGTTGCCGAAATTGATGTCGCCGAACAGGACGTCGGGCAGGCCGTCTTCCTGCAGCGAGACATATTCGGAGCCGCCGGTCGACACCGGGATGCCGCGCACGCCGATATTGGCGTTACCGCCAGGACCCGCCGTGTCGCTGGGCTGGAGGCCGGGGATGTTGCGCAGGATTTCGGCGGTCGAGCGGGGCGTGAAGTTTTGAATCGCCTCTTGGCTGACCTGCGACACCGAGATCGAGCTGCGGAAGCGCGAACGCTCGCCGCTGGTCGCAGTGACGACGATGTCTTCGCTGGATGCACCGGCATCGGGGGTAGCCCCCTCCTGAGTCGTCGGGGTCGGAGCCTGGGCCGCCTGCGCAAAGGCCGGTGCACTCACCAGCGCCATCGCCAAGGCTGCCATCGATCCGCAGGACCGCAGAACGCTCGTCGTCATTTCCCTCTCCTGATTCGCCCCGGTGTCCGGGATGTCGTGCATTTTGGATATCACACACGCAATCGTTTGCAACGGCTCATTGCAAACCATTGCAAAGAAATTTACCTATCTGTGATCGAGAAAGCACAGCAGCGCGTGTCCCATCGACCGGCTAGAAGTGCGAAGGGCCGCGAGTGCCCGAAGGAGAGATGGCGATGACGACCCCTTCCCCCGATGCGATCCGATCGGTGGTGATCGTCGGCGGCGGCACGGCGGGCTGGATGACGGCGGCGGCGCTGGCCCATGCTAGCCCACGCGGCCTGTCGATCACGCTGGTCGAGTCGGACGCCATCGGCACGGTCGGCGTGGGCGAGGCCACCATTCCGCCCATTCGCCTGTTCAACCAGACGCTGGGCATCGACGAGGCCGAGTTCCTGCGCGAGACCAAGGGCAGCTTCAAGCTGGGCATCGAATTCGTCGGCTGGGGACGCGAGGGGCATCGCTATTTCCACCCCTTCGGCACGCACGGCAAATCCTTCGATCTGGTGGCGGTGCATCAGCACTGGCTGGCGGCGGGCGGCCCAGACTCCGGCATCGCCTTCGACGACCTGTCCATGGCCTGGGGCGCCGGTCAACGCGGGCGGTTCGCCGCGCCGATGGCCGATCCGCGCAGCGTCGCCTCGACCTTCGACTATGCCTATCATTTCGATGCCGGGCTCTATGCGCAGTTCCTGCGCCGCTATGCCGAGGCGCGCGGCGTGGTCCGAGTCGAGGGCAGGATCGCCGGACATGCGCTGGAAGACACGCGCGGTCATGTCGCCTCGGTCACGCTGGACGATGGCCGGGTGCTGGCGGGCGATCTTTTCGTCGACTGCTCGGGCTTTCGCGGGCTGCTGATCGAAGAGGCGCTGGGCACCGGCTATGAGGACTGGACGCACTGGCTGCCCTGCGACCGCGCGGTGGCGATGCCGTGCGAGACCGGCGGCGACGGGCTGACGCCCTATACCCGCTCGACCGCCCGGGCGGCGGGGTGGCAATGGCGCATCCCGCTCCAGCACCGGACGGGCAATGGCTATGTCTATTGCAGCCGCCATATCTCGGATGACGAGGCCGCCGCGACGCTGATGGCGAACCTCGACGGCGCGGCGCTGGGCGATCCGCGTTTCCTGCGTTTCACCACCGGGCGACGCAAGCTCATGTGGAACCGAAACGTCGTCGCCATCGGTCTGTCGAGCGGGTTCATGGAGCCGCTGGAATCGACCAGCATCCACCTGATCCAGGCGGGGATCGCGAAGCTGCTCGCCTATTTCCCCACCCGCGCTTTCGCCCCTGCGGCGATCGAGGAATATAATCGCGTCGCGATCACCGAATATGAGCGGATTCGCGACTTCCTGATCCTGCACTACAAGCTGACGGAACGCACCGACGCGCCGCTGTGGCAAGAGTGTGCGGCGATGCCGATCCCCGACACGCTGGCGATGAAGATCGCGCATTTCCGCGAGAGCGGACGGCTCGTCGCCCGCGACATGGACCTGTTCGGCCCGGCAAGCTGGGCGGCGGTGCATATCGGGCAGTTCAACACGCCCCAAGGGCTCGACCCGCTATTGGCCTATGGCGACGCGGCGCAGAGCCGGGCGTTCGTGACGAAACTGGCGGGCGCGATCGGGCAGATGGCGGAGTCTATGCCGAGCCATGGGGATTGGCTGACGAAGATCGGGGCGGCCGTCTGATCCTCCCCGTGCCGGGGAGGAATGGTTACAGTCCCTCGCCGCCGACCCATTGTGCATGCGCCAGCCGCCGCGCCAATTCCCAATTCTGCTGGCGAAGATCCGGCACCGCCACGACCTCCCACAACCCGCCGCGCGTCATCGGGCCGATGCAGTAAAGCCGGTCGGCGACGCTCCCATTTGCCGCGACGACATGGCTCTGCGCATCCACCTCCAGCCCGATGCGAAGCGCATCCGGCCGGATCATGCCCTCAGCCAACAACTGCCGGATCAGCGACTCCTGCGAGCGGAGCAGATCACCCTGCGGCCCGGTGCAATTGACGATCCGCGCGACCCGCAGCGCCTCCACCTCATCCGTCCCACGCGGCCGCCAGTGGACGATCGCGCCCTCGCCGTCCGGCTCGACCCGCACCAGCTTGCCGCCCGCGACGGACAGCCGCCCGGCCTCGGTCAACGCGTCAACCCGGTCCGCGACCGACGGCGCCAGGCGATGGCGGTGCACATCCCAATAGGGCCGCACATGCCGCAGGAAGCGCGAGCGGGTCGCCCCATCCGCCGCGCCCCACATCATCTGCGTCACCGGCCGCAGCGCATCGACCGCCCCGCGCCAGCCCTGCTCCTCCGCCGCACAGCGCACATGCCGCACCAGCGCCGACAGGCTGGCGGCTGGTCGTTCGCGTAAGGGAGCGACCGGCGGGGTCTCGGCATGGCGGCGCGGCGCCAGTCCCCGGCGAGAAATCGCGATAGTCTGGCCTCCGAACCCGCTGGCATCGAGCAGCAACGCCGCATCGATCGCGGTCAACCCGCTGCCCACCAGCAGCACCCGGTCGTCCTCGCCCAACCCCTCGGCGATGTCGCCCGCCCAAGGGTCTTCGCGATAGCACCCTTGCGCCAGCGTGGCGGGCTCAATCCCCGGCGGCGTGTGCGGCGGCAGATTGCCCAGCGCCAGCACCACCGCATCCGCCGTCAGCCCCGTGCCCTCCGCCATGTCGAGGCGGTAACCCTGCCCCGCCTGGTGAAGCGCCACCACCTCCCCGCTTGCCAGGGTCAGCCGCGCCGGATCGGCCGCGATCGTTTCCATCAGCAAGTCGCGCAGATAATCGCCATAGACCCGGCGCGGAACGAAGGTCTTCGCATCCCCCGTCCCGCGCGCCACCAGCCAGCGGACGAAATGATCGGGATCGTCGCGCAGCGCACTCATATTGCCCGCACGCACGTTCAGCAGGTGATCGGCATGGGCCGCGCTATAGGCGACGCCGCGCGCCAGCTGGTTGGCCCGCCGCTCGACCAGCGTCGCGCGCGGACCGCCATGACGGACCAGATTGATGGCCAGCAATGTCCCCGCAAAGCCGCCGCCGATGATCGCGACATGCTCTATACCTGCATCCATCAATCGACCCGTCCCTTGGTGATCGCCATGCCTGCTGCTCTAGGCGCATCGCGGCCGATCTTCACGTAGATTTCGGTATACGATGTGACATCGGCTCGTTACGCTGACGACCGGCAATATTTGGAGTGGGTGGGTCGATGCGGTCGTACTGGCGGATTTCCGGGCTTTTGGTGTCCCTGTCCTCGCTTGCGCTCACCGCACCGCTGGCGGCCCAGACCGCCGCGCCCACCGCCACTGCTCCCTTGACGGTCGAGGGGATTTTCGGGTCCAAGGCGGTCCGCACGGAATATGTCCGCTCCAGCC carries:
- a CDS encoding tryptophan halogenase family protein codes for the protein MTTPSPDAIRSVVIVGGGTAGWMTAAALAHASPRGLSITLVESDAIGTVGVGEATIPPIRLFNQTLGIDEAEFLRETKGSFKLGIEFVGWGREGHRYFHPFGTHGKSFDLVAVHQHWLAAGGPDSGIAFDDLSMAWGAGQRGRFAAPMADPRSVASTFDYAYHFDAGLYAQFLRRYAEARGVVRVEGRIAGHALEDTRGHVASVTLDDGRVLAGDLFVDCSGFRGLLIEEALGTGYEDWTHWLPCDRAVAMPCETGGDGLTPYTRSTARAAGWQWRIPLQHRTGNGYVYCSRHISDDEAAATLMANLDGAALGDPRFLRFTTGRRKLMWNRNVVAIGLSSGFMEPLESTSIHLIQAGIAKLLAYFPTRAFAPAAIEEYNRVAITEYERIRDFLILHYKLTERTDAPLWQECAAMPIPDTLAMKIAHFRESGRLVARDMDLFGPASWAAVHIGQFNTPQGLDPLLAYGDAAQSRAFVTKLAGAIGQMAESMPSHGDWLTKIGAAV
- a CDS encoding FAD/NAD(P)-binding protein, which produces MDAGIEHVAIIGGGFAGTLLAINLVRHGGPRATLVERRANQLARGVAYSAAHADHLLNVRAGNMSALRDDPDHFVRWLVARGTGDAKTFVPRRVYGDYLRDLLMETIAADPARLTLASGEVVALHQAGQGYRLDMAEGTGLTADAVVLALGNLPPHTPPGIEPATLAQGCYREDPWAGDIAEGLGEDDRVLLVGSGLTAIDAALLLDASGFGGQTIAISRRGLAPRRHAETPPVAPLRERPAASLSALVRHVRCAAEEQGWRGAVDALRPVTQMMWGAADGATRSRFLRHVRPYWDVHRHRLAPSVADRVDALTEAGRLSVAGGKLVRVEPDGEGAIVHWRPRGTDEVEALRVARIVNCTGPQGDLLRSQESLIRQLLAEGMIRPDALRIGLEVDAQSHVVAANGSVADRLYCIGPMTRGGLWEVVAVPDLRQQNWELARRLAHAQWVGGEGL
- a CDS encoding TonB-dependent receptor domain-containing protein, producing the protein MTTSVLRSCGSMAALAMALVSAPAFAQAAQAPTPTTQEGATPDAGASSEDIVVTATSGERSRFRSSISVSQVSQEAIQNFTPRSTAEILRNIPGLQPSDTAGPGGNANIGVRGIPVSTGGSEYVSLQEDGLPDVLFGDINFGNNDYWLRFDQNIKTVEAVRGGSASTFASQAPGAVINFISKTGDTQGGQIAYSNGLGFREHRVDFDYGGPIDETTRFHVGGYARNGGGYTNENFNILRGYQIKANITKDLPDNRGFIRLYFKRLDEQAPTNTTTPTLATLDGNRVTGFTPLPNFDGRSGSAYTIYNRNFQYLDYDGGGVKSAEVQGIHPRVTGLSGQVHYDITDNISLDDTIRYQWISGNFTTQFINVQTLTGNGGLIGSTVNGQTVGSVRYAAGPQTGQLFTGPYVNNNPNINVFMKNMDNFANNLTLNGKFDVGPGKARLTAGLFVMRQNIVQDWHVNRQYSELKGNNAAPLDLFSTTGTQLTAAGQAGFNDNWGSCCARRVDLTYTDVAPFLQAGYEVGGLNLDASVRYDSVHGEGTAQGGVAGPTTRVTDALGSALIPSLVLSPTAEKINYTDGYVSWSVGALYAFNTKTSVFARASRGGRFNADRRVLSGNFNADGSLNAQGQATSVNYLNQQEIGLKQRGGLGGASYSVEVTGFRSTLTENNYDFTRINNPAPNNNPNISNGYRSYGIEFTSRVTYGDFHLAVDATYANSKITSSATPGLVGKKPGGLPDFLFVVSPSYDAGPVAFGVSMNGQTSTKSDDFNLYTIKGSTFFNGFITVRPMDKLELGLNANNIFDKLGFRGGGGIFPVLSSTQGVFNNTALYGRTVTASVRYRF